CTGGGTTTTTCCAAATTGAAACATTAGGGGCAATTATTGAGAATGCTGCAGTTTGCCttgtgttcaaccttcccaagttTTCCCATGTCACCTCACTCCTCCACACACTCCACTAGCTCCCACCTGAAGCTTACATCCACTACACAAACATAGTGCTTGGCTACGGAGGGAAATTGCTCGTCCCCCACCTTCAGACAATGCTGAAACCTTACATCTCGACCCAATCTCATGGCCCCTCTTGGTCTTTAGAATGTCCCACTCTACCCGTCTCACTGCTGGCAACCCAAAGGTAGGACAAGCTTCCCCTTGACGTTAGGACAGCAAGGGTTCTGCTTACTTTCCAAAACCTTCTGAAACCATAGCATTTAAAGAGTATAAAAAACAATAAGATAGCTTTTTTAACATGCTAACATGATAACTTAAGgttgttttattttggtatACTGACCAAAGATATCCGCACAACATATTACAACTTCAAAGATTTTACGGaaatatgaattaattaattaggaCCTAATCTATAATCACAATCATATGAATACAGATCAACATTATTTTATCTGGATCAGAATTATCCAGAATTATTAAAAATGCTTAACTATAACCAGATTAAACTGTTCCTGAATAAGAAAGTAGGGAATTATAGACTAGCTGTTATAGTGTAGCTGAGttaattacacacattttctcaaatgcaatatgtcaaatacatttttccatgGCCCACAGCTGCTGTGACCATAGGCTAGTTGTGTCTGATCTAAACAAAGGTAACTTTGAAGTGGAGGTGCCTGATCAGGCAACAGACGTGTAATGAAGACTGGGGTTAAGGCAGCAGACTGACTGTGTCTCATTAAACCTACAGTAACAGGAGAAAGCAGCTGGAGGGGGTTGGAGAGAGCTAGAGTAGGAGCCAGAAAGAGAGCATATAGCTTGTCGTGCTGAGACATTCACATGACACATGAAAGCCAGCATCATCAACTAGCTCCCAAAGTTTAATAAGCAcattatacagtaaatattatactgaaaaaaatataacatttttggaaactaaaataaattgaaccttgaaaattattttcattcacAAAATATATTCCCTAAATAAAATCATTTCCATACAGACACATGATCATGTAGCAATGTAATCAAGGTTTGAAATGAATAGGTCTATGTCAAACACAATGTTTGTTTGGGATTCTAGCGTCAATTTACAGAGaacaaattatttataattatgTTCCGGCCCCCCCACCCCGAACATCTGCTcaagaacaaaaataacatcCCTGGGCTGAATCTAGTTGATGATCTCTGCTCTGCAGCATGCACCACTTGTGATCATCCTAAAGAAGACCCTGTTGTGATGAAGCCATCTGTATTACAGCTGCAGAAATACACAGATAATAGTTTAACACCTGGAATCTTACAATGTCTGTGTCAAGCACCTGAGCCTGATGCCTGCTCAAACattcaatgtaaaatgtaaaattcatAAATTAATTCATCCAATCATGTACAGCGTAAAAAAAAGATGTTTTCCAAATCTAGCACAACTGAAGTTATCAACTAACTGTCAAGCCCGTAACTACTTAAtgcaggtgagctagttcagagCTACAATGAAATTGTGAGCCATCTTGGGTCCCCAGAATAGGTTAAAGAACCACAATTATAAACAATAGTCTATGACTTGGGTGGCTGGGGTATTATTTTCAGGACATCTTCTGACACTGTTCACCTCACATGATGGATAGTTTGGCCCCGGTGATGAACTTGGCAGTTTGCACCACCCTCTGAGGTGCCTTGAAATCAAAGGGATGACCTAATGTTTGCAAACGGTGGTGATGCAGCCTGCCAAGATGCCCTTGATGGTGCAGCTGTAGAACTGTTTCAGGAACGTCCAGCGTTCTATGGGGGAAGAGGTTCTGACGTGCTATCTTCAtaactgggtgtgtgtggaccATGTTAGTTTGTTAGAGATGGACACAATGGAACTTAAAGCTCTCGATTCACTCCATTTCTGCCCAGTTGATGTGGAAGAGGTCATTTTTGCCCCTTTCCTATTCTCCATTATCAGCTCTTTTGTCCAGTCAAGGTTTAGAGAGAAATTGTTGTCCGGGAAGTAACTTAGTCTGTCTTGTCACGGGGCAACCACACAACCCTGTTATAGTAAGCATAGCTTTACCCAATCAAAATTGCAAACATATAGAAAGTGCAAGCATTAGTTCACAAAAGACATTGGGGTGCTATGGAGTTTCTTTCGATCCTCTGTAAAAAGGTTTTCAGAAGCTTTCTAAAAATGGGCAGGAATTTTGCAGTCCTAGCTGCAAGAAGTTGTTGAGGACAGATTTACTGACAAAGTCAGAGATTTTTTACTTGACAGACTGGGAGCTGCCCTGCATCAGGGGTGGAAACCCAAAGAGGTGGTAGAACAAAGCACTCCCAGTCTGAGTAGGGATGAAGGGTTAAAATATTGCCTTATGGTAGGGAGAGACATTCccaatcagaatcagaaagtaTCAGTAAGAGTCAATCAAAGTGAAATGTAACTGGAGCAGAAGAGCTTCAACCTAAATCATTTTTCATTGCACTTCCCCACCTTCTTCACAACCGTAAATGAGTCAAGTATAAATCAGTTAAGAGCTATGGTGTTTTCACTTGCAGTTGACCAGCTGTTGAACAAGATCCCTTCATCTTCTCTTCCTGCAGCCGCATTGAAGCTGGAGGTGGCACTGGACAATGGAGCCACAACTCTGAACCACTCGATGGCAATGGTGCAACGCATGGAGGCCCTGCTGGCCCAGGGCAATGGCAGTGACGTGGCCCTCCGAGTGCAGACGGTAAACACAGATGAGGTGAAGGTGATCCAGGCACACACCCTGGTGCTCACTCTGCAGAGCGACGTGTTTGAAGAATTGCTGCTCAGTCGTAACACCAGCACTGTGGTCCTGAGAGAGCCTGCTGACTGTGCAGCAGTCTTTGACAAGTTTATCAGGTGAGGGGACATGGGAGAGAGGCAACTGAGGGGTCAAAAGGGAATAAATGAGGACACCGTTCAGGAAGATAAAACAAATTGGGCCAGTGATAGCACAGGGTTATTTATGATAATTTTTTACAAagatacttttgtttttgttcaggaATGATTGCAGACACATCAAGTCTTGTGTTTGCTTGTAGGTATCTCTACTGCGGTGACATCTCTGTGCGTCTGGACCAGGCAATCCCTTTGCACAAGCTGGCCAGCAAGTACCATGTGTGGAGCCTCCAGCAGGGACTGAACCAGTACATGACGGGACACCTGTCCAGTGACTCTCCAACGGGCCACGTGGTGAGCTGGTATCAGTACGCCATGCAGATCGGTGACATGAATTTGAGGGACAGCTGCCTTCAGTATCTCTCCTGGAACCTGTCGTCGGTGTTGCAGAGTGGCGAGTGGGGCTCCATCAGCGACGacctgctgctatccctgctgCAGCGCTCCGACCTCATTCTGCAGAGTGAGCTGGAGCTCTTTGAGGCCTTGGAGTCTTGGATTGGCCAGAACCAGCCGGCCAGCATGACGGTGGAGAATGCCCTGAAGCAAGTGCGCTATGGGATGATCCCACCGCAGCACCTGTTTCGCCTGCAGAAGCAGTCACCGCTCATGTTAAAGTATTATGAGTCCATCCGCGACCTGCTATTCCTGGCCTTCCAGTTCCACTCGGCATCCCCCGTCCAGCTGGCTAAATACTTTGATGTCAACTGCAGCATCTTCACTCCGCGCAACTATTTGTCACTGTCGTGGGGCTCGCCATGGGTTATAAACAACCCTACACGTGACGACCGCAGTTTCAGCTTCCAGACACAGCTTGGCCCCAGTGGGAGTGATGCCAGCAAGCGGGTGACCTGGAACGCTCTGTTCTCCCCACGCTGGCTCCCGCTCACTGTGCGCTCCACCTTCACTAATGAGATGCAGGCTACACGCACCGATAGTGGCCGTCCACGCATCATCGTCACCCCGGCCACTTCAAGCCCCGACTTTGCCGGTGTAAGCTTCCAGAAGACAGTGATTGTGATGGCaagacagggagggaaaatggtgGTCCGCCACGTCTACAACTTCCACCAGAGCACTGAGGAGGCTGGGGATTTCCTGGTGGATGCCGACCTTCAACGCCGGGCGTCCGAGTACCTCATCGACAGCTCCCTCTATCTGCACGTTGTGGTAAAGCCCCTCTACCATAGCCTCATCGTGGCCAGGAAGTAAGCCTTAGGCCAAGATGTTGTCGTTGCCTCAATAACCAACCATTCACTAAATTAGGTATATGGTACAAGATTatgaaaacaaagattttgaCTTAATTTAGGTACAAGGGATAAGGTAAGCAGTGTGTTAGGGCTAGGTTTAAAATTAGATTTAAAGTACATAAGTTATCAAAAAAAGACTGGgttttttactttgaaactTGTCCACATAGAGACGATCATAACCACCAGTGTTCTCCTCGTCGTCCCCGAGCCTGCAAAGTCACACAGGCAAACCACTATTCCTAGCAACACACTCATATCGTAACACCTGTTTTTGGCCTGGTATTGGGCACCTCTGTTCAACATAAGTAAACGGTGCTTTTAGCAGTAGTGGTTAAATTTGTCTTCCATCTGTTTTAGCTTTAAAAAAGGTGTCTATTGCCAGGTTTAACTGTCTTGGACCTACAGTGCCATCAGAAAGTATTCGGAACCCCTTGCTGTCATTACATTATTAGGCTAAAGactttatttatattaatgaatggtttttgccatcaatctacacacaatacccaataaAGGGGATCAggttttattaaaatacatcAATGTATTATGCTTccctcatccttccctcaaacCTGACCAGTCTCTCAGTCCTTGCCGCTGAGAATCTTCCCCATTGCATGATGTTCCCACCACCACCAAGCTCTCCTATGTCTTCAGAGAAACTCAGAAGCTGTATAGGAGTGGCTGTTGTGTTTTTGGTCAGCTACTTGAACATTTCAAAGCTTTTTTTCGCTTAGTCGTTGTTTGGTATTCTgtgttgattgattgaaaaataaaaataaatcttaattaagtctacaacaaaataatcacaaaaaactgtggagaaagtgaagggatctCAAtattttctgaaggcactgCATTACAATCAATGCTTAAAATGAAAGACTATGAGAGAAAATCTCACCAAATTGTTTCCTACCCCAAAACACCGTAGTGGAAAACCCATCAATGTACTCTATTATTTggaatatttatgtacattctTGGCCATTTCCTTGATTGTCCCCGATTATTATTAAAGGTGTATTCTCATCACATGTTTAATTATATGATGGTATCTACATAGGTATATTGCAACTAATTGCTTTTTACATCACTGTCCATATTTGGTATTGTTTTCATCAGCCAAACTTTCACTTTTTTGGTGCTAACCAAACCCTGCAGGATCAAGTGAAGCTTATTTAATTTCTTTGTAGATTTACTTCACACCATATGTACTGTACAAGACAAAGAACATGCATACAATTAGTTATAATTACACATATGTTTACACGCCTAAATGTTATCGCCATGCTCAGTGACCAGCGACCAGCAAAAGAACATACCAGTGTTTCTTCAGAAACCATTGAGCTATGAGTTATTACCCTACTATTCTTTACAAGATGGGGTGTAGTTCTACTGTATCTTTAACTTTAACAAAGTTTTAgtcctattagaacagctgtTTTGTGAGTAGTGCTAATATAATTCATTATGCACAGGCTTATGAGTGACATTACATTTTAGGGTTTTGATGGTGAGGGGTCTTTTGAATTTAACAGTTATTGGTTTGTGTAGCTATTTCTCTATGTCATTTTCCTAGATCCTGaaataaaaactatattttcccCAGTCTGTAATTGGTCTGTTTACTTGATTCATCAAAATATGAAGACAACAATTGTAAACCACAGCTTTATCACACCTTCTGTGTCACTGCACTTTGGACTCCAGGCATACATTCATGTCCAACAGAATGATGTATTTGCCTTGCATGATTGCAACAAATGGTATGCGTGCATCAATGACTTGATGGAGATTGTAGCATCTATGGTTAATACATAACATGTTGCACATATAGATGatatacagaggggagaacaagtatttgtgaacagaaatccaaaaaatcacatggtatgatttctaagtaattaatttgcattttattgcatgacataagtatttgatacatcagaaaagcagaacttaatatttggtacagaaacctttgtttgcaattacagagattatacgtttcctgtagtccttgaccaggtttgcacacactgcagcagggattttggcccacacctccatacagaccatctccagatccttcaggtttcagggctgtcgctgggcaatacagactttcagctccctccaaagattttctattgggttcaggtctggagactggttaggccactccaggaccttgagatgcttcttacggagccactccttagttgccctggctgtgtgtttcgggtcgttgtcatgctggaagaccctgccacgacccatcttcaatgctcttactgagcaaaggaggttgttggccaagatcttgcgatacatggccccatccatcctcccctcaatacggtgcagtcgtcctgtcccctttgcagaaaagcatccccaaagaataatgtttccacctccatgcggttgggatggtgttcttggggttgtactcatccttcttcttccttcaaacacgatgagtggagtttagaccaaaaagctctatttttgtcttatcaaaccacatgaccttctcccattcctcctctggatcatccagatggtcattggcaaacttcagacgagcctggacatgcgctggcttgagcagggggaccttgtgtgcgctgcaggattttaatccatgacggcgtagtgtgttactaatggttttctttgagactgtggtgccagctctcttcaggtcattgaccaggtcctgccgtgtagttctgggctgatccctcaccttcctcatgatcattgatgccccatgaggtgataTCTTGCAAGgatccccagaccgagggagattgaccgtcatcttgaagtttttcctttttctaataactgcgccaacagtggttgccttctcaccaagctgcttgcctattgtcctgtagcccatcccagccttgtgcaggtctacaatttcatccccgatatccttacacagctctctggtcttggccattctggagagtttggagtctgtttgattgagtgtgtggacaggtgtattttatacaggtaacgagttcaaacaggtgcagttaatacaggtaatgagtggagaacaggagggcttcttaaagaaaaactaacaggttggtaggtgatgaaatacttatgtcatgcaataaaatacaaattaattatttaaaaatcatacaatgtgattttctggatttttgttttagattctgtctctcacagtatatacaaattgaatgcttctgttcctcactcacaacattcctattcaacCGGAAataataaagagaccactgcaaaatgatcggtttctctggttttactaatcatatgtgtttgagtaaaattaacagtttagttttattctataaactactgacaacattactcacaaattccaaataacaatattgtaatttatagtatttatttgtagaaaataacaactagtcaaaataaccaaaaaagatgcattgttttcagacctcaaataatgaaaagaaaacaaattcatattcatttttcaacaacaaaatagtaatgttttaacttagaaagagttcagaaatcaatatttggtggaatgaccctgatttttaatcatagctttcatgcgtcttggcatgtcCTCTACGAGTCTGTCatattgctgttgggtgactttatgccactcctggcacaataATTAAAGCAGctaacattgtcagagcagaaagatgcaggtgttcttccaggataaccttgtacttggcttgattcatgcgtccttcacaaagacaaacctGCCAGATTCCAGCCTTTCTGAAGCATtcccagatcatcacagatcctccaccaaattgcACAGTGGGTACGAGAcactggcttgtaggcctcttcaggtctccgtctaacgaTTAGATCACCAGGTGTTgcgcaaagctgaaaatttgacttgtcagagaagatgaccttactccattcctctatggtccaatccttgaATCACATTTAACAGCAACTGCAACCAAACCATTCCTATAACTGGAGATTAGTCATTCACATGGCTGTGGAGGAATCTTTGCCcacagtttttttgcataatTGCTCTAATTCAGTGACATTGGAGAGTTTTCAAGCATGAACTGCTTGTCAAATGTTCTGCCACACCACCTTATGGGATTCAAGTCAGGACTTTGACTAGGcctcatttccactggtgccaaacacaggTGTTTAACCCTAAAGTCCACAGCCAGCACCAGTCAGCCACTAGGCCTAATACTATCAGTAAACAAGTtgtgtttcttgccatgatgttcaggaatggattactaaccatttctcaaCTGAAttgcaatgattattatatcaataaacattgactcaAGCTTACTTTTCTTTTCTGAGGCTGCCTCAAAAACTGATGAATGAATGTCACTTGCACCCTTCCTCGTGCTCATGATGACTCGCACTGTGAAGGAAAGTTTACTGATAAAACTGCTTGTacattaatcaaacaaacacgaataatgctatttatcataCAGTAAGCAAATAcaactatacagtatactatacaAATTAGTGAAAATGACTAATGTCTGCATAAATTACACATGCAGCCcaacataaatgattgacactttACTCAGACTTCACATGGGCATCCTTACAGAATTCTTCAAGTAGGACATTAACCTTAGTTGAATATGCACATGAGCACCATTGGTTGGtcgctgggtgaatgtgtggctaGCTTTCCAGgtaagcatttttattttatttgtaatttatatatcagttgatggggggggggttatctaGAGACTCTCCTCCCTGCTTCCATCCATATACCTTGCGAAAGCATGTGCGTCAAGTACGAAAAAATACTTACAGGACATCTGACAAAATGAACATACTCTACATGTTGGTGGACATCAGGTGTTACGCCTTGGCCAGACCCAATCCATAATGCATATGCGTAACAACTGAAGTTCAATCATTTTCAATGAACAAGTGTGTCATGATGCAAAGACATAGCACTATGCATACCCTTTGCGGATGCATCGCGTTTGGGGTGTTGCAAGCAAGTGATTTTTCCTACTCGTGCACCAAAACGTGTGTTATTGAAACCAGAAACTGTCAATTTATAAATAAGTTATGCATCTAATCTCCTCCAAAAATAATTCTCAGAATGGATTTaagtgaatatatttttaaatatattcaatattatttgtaaaaagtATGGCCTTAATTATGATGATTAaatgattaaaacaaacaaaaagctgCCAAATAAGTTACActgctctacacacacacacaaactcccaaCGCAGTTGGTAGCTAGAACAGAGTTTGTAGATAGCTAGCAAGTTATCATCAAGTGGCAGACATATGAGCTGACAAACATGCAGTTGCTAACataacaaagaacatttgtataGTCAACAAGTTATAAAAACTGAGCTGGTAGCCGAATATTGAATTAAATCTTCCTCCATGCATTGGTTGTAGCATTTAAGTCTCTATAAGTatcgtctgacaaatcaaaaaggGCAGGATAACACCTGCGTGGCGTTGGCCCTCCACCAAACGCAAAACGTCGGCAAAATAGGctcatttgtttgtgcttcgtttgtgttggtttgtgctgttaatattttatttgtttttaaatattgaagaatattttataggtcattcagAGGACACTCAGCCGCCCAATatgctccaaattcactcagaataggctcaatcgtttgtgcctCGTTTGTGCtattaacattttggtttgtGCTGCTGTCggtttttagatattaaataaaattatttagGTAATTCTGAGGCCACTCAgtcccccaacatgctccaaaatcaatcaaaataggctcattcgtttgtgcttcgtttgtgttGGTTTCTGCTGtacatttttctgtttgtttttaaatattaaatcatattttataggtaattctgaggtcactcagcgccccaacatgctccaaaatcaatcaaaataggctcattcgtttgtgcttcgtttgtgttGGTTTCTGCTGtacatttttctgtttgtttttaaatattaaatcatattttataggtaattctgaggtcactcagcgccccaacatgctccaaaatcaatcaaaataggctcattcgtttgtgcttcgtttgtgctgttaacattttaattgtttttaaatattgaagaatattttataggtcattcagAGGACACTCAGCTGCCCAATATGCTCCAAATTCATTCagaataggctcaatcgtttgtgcttcaTATTAAATATTCTTTAATAGTCTTGTTAGTTTGtacttcgtttgtgctggtttgtgctgcttcagtgttttaaatatttaattatagggtATGGCGCACAGGTGGAAATCCCGGGGGGGGGCATGACcttgggaaaactatgatttgtctgTTGTTGGTggttgactttcagtaagtagttcaaggaatatgttagacatttctttactcctaccactcaatacaataaaaaacttTTCTAACCAgcaccagccttcattttctctgcattgaattacaggtcactcgttatgttagctagcggttagctgacgtttgcaagcaagctacagtaacatcaaccagcttttgcagctgtttgaatttgagtc
This is a stretch of genomic DNA from Esox lucius isolate fEsoLuc1 chromosome 11, fEsoLuc1.pri, whole genome shotgun sequence. It encodes these proteins:
- the LOC105031288 gene encoding BTB/POZ domain-containing protein 17 isoform X1, which gives rise to MAHKTGIPVRVYLGTLLATLCLHPITVGGVDQLLNKIPSSSLPAAALKLEVALDNGATTLNHSMAMVQRMEALLAQGNGSDVALRVQTVNTDEVKVIQAHTLVLTLQSDVFEELLLSRNTSTVVLREPADCAAVFDKFIRYLYCGDISVRLDQAIPLHKLASKYHVWSLQQGLNQYMTGHLSSDSPTGHVVSWYQYAMQIGDMNLRDSCLQYLSWNLSSVLQSGEWGSISDDLLLSLLQRSDLILQSELELFEALESWIGQNQPASMTVENALKQVRYGMIPPQHLFRLQKQSPLMLKYYESIRDLLFLAFQFHSASPVQLAKYFDVNCSIFTPRNYLSLSWGSPWVINNPTRDDRSFSFQTQLGPSGSDASKRVTWNALFSPRWLPLTVRSTFTNEMQATRTDSGRPRIIVTPATSSPDFAGVSFQKTVIVMARQGGKMVVRHVYNFHQSTEEAGDFLVDADLQRRASEYLIDSSLYLHVVVKPLYHSLIVARK
- the LOC105031288 gene encoding BTB/POZ domain-containing protein 17 isoform X2, with the protein product MAHKTGIPVRVYLGTLLATLCLHPITVGGAALKLEVALDNGATTLNHSMAMVQRMEALLAQGNGSDVALRVQTVNTDEVKVIQAHTLVLTLQSDVFEELLLSRNTSTVVLREPADCAAVFDKFIRYLYCGDISVRLDQAIPLHKLASKYHVWSLQQGLNQYMTGHLSSDSPTGHVVSWYQYAMQIGDMNLRDSCLQYLSWNLSSVLQSGEWGSISDDLLLSLLQRSDLILQSELELFEALESWIGQNQPASMTVENALKQVRYGMIPPQHLFRLQKQSPLMLKYYESIRDLLFLAFQFHSASPVQLAKYFDVNCSIFTPRNYLSLSWGSPWVINNPTRDDRSFSFQTQLGPSGSDASKRVTWNALFSPRWLPLTVRSTFTNEMQATRTDSGRPRIIVTPATSSPDFAGVSFQKTVIVMARQGGKMVVRHVYNFHQSTEEAGDFLVDADLQRRASEYLIDSSLYLHVVVKPLYHSLIVARK